Part of the Desulfolutivibrio sulfoxidireducens genome is shown below.
GATGGGAGAACTGGCGCATGGCCCGGACGATGTCCGCCACCTGGCGCAGGCCCTTGCGGCTGTTGGCCACAGCCGCGGGAATCTCCGCGGCGAGATAGGCCAGGTCGGCCTCGCGTTCCGCCTGGTCCACGACATCGAGGATCTCGGCCCGCCGGCGGAGGTCCCCGCTTTCCGCGCCCTGACGCAGTATTCCGATGGCGGCGCGGTAGGTCTCGATCAGGCGCAGCAGGTCCGCAAAGGCTCCTTCCAGAAATCCGGCGTTGTAGCTCACGTACTGGACCGGGGTGTTGATCTCGTGGGCGATGCCGGCGGCCAGGCGGCCAATGGACTGCATCTTGGTCTCGTGGGTGGCCATGGCCTCCCGGACCTTGATCTGGGTGATGTCGCGACCAAGGATGAGCACGCCCGGGACCTGGCCTTCCGGCGCGGGCACGGGGTTGGCCGTAAGGCCCAGGAAACGCTCGCCCCCGGCCGTGCCGAGCCTGACCTCGTCCACGCGCACGGGCAGGCCCGACCGGCGGCATCCGGCCACGGCGGCCATGACCGGCCCCCAATCCCACCCGATATCCAGGTCGAAAAACGCCACGCCGACGGTCTGGCCTCCCGTGAGGCCGATCATCCGCTCGGCCGCCCGATTCCATCTGGTGACGGTGTTTTCCCCGTCGAGGCTGACCAGGATGGAGCCGATGGAGGACAAAAGCAGCTCGATATCCTGGTTGGCCCGGCGCAGTCCCTGTTCGGCGGCCTTTTGCGCGCTGACATCGCGGGCGAAAAGCAGGACCTCCCGGCGAGCGCCGTCCACTCCGGGCAAAAGCGTGGCCGAAAGCTCAAGGCAACGCGACCCGCCGTCCGGCAGCGGGACAAAAAGCTCCTTCGCGCTGGACGCGCCCCCATCCAAGGCCTGTCTGGCAAGACAATCCGCGTCCGGGCAGCCGGCCTGGGCGAATATCTCGTGGCAGTGGCGGCCGACCGGATCGCCCGCGTCCCTGGCTACCAACCCGGCCATGGCCTGGTTGATACGGCGGATCACCAGATCGGCGGACAGGATGCACAGCCCGTCGGGAATGGCATCGAACAGGTCGTCGAGGCCCGCCACGGGCCGGATGCACCCCGGAACCCGTGCGGCGGGGGCGACGGACGGTTTCGTACCCTCCCGCTCAGTCATGCCAAAGACCTCCTTTGGTAGCCGCGGCCGCCGGGAAGCGCCTGTCCGCTCCTGGCCGCCCGGGCGCGGCGTCGCGGGCGAAAGGAAAGGCCGCTTCGGCGAGCGGGACGTTTTCGTGAAAGCGAGGTCGCCGCCACCCGGTCACAGCCCCAGACCGGTAAAATCGGGGTCCTCCAGATCAAGGTCATCCAAGGCCTCGATCCCTTTCAGGGACCCGTCCGGCCCGGTCCCGCCCTGATCGAGGATGTCCAGAAATCCCCTGGCGCGCGTAAAATCCGGATTGACGCCCAGGGCCTTTTCCAGAAGCCGTCGGGCCTGTTTTTCCTGGCCCTTCTCGTAAAAGGTCCTGGCGATGTTGTACAAAAGATGCTCGTCGTCGTGCCGGGCCAGGCGGGTGGCCCGTTTGTAGAATTTGAGCGCCTGGGCGTGCATGCCGTTTTTGCGCAGGCGGATGCCGAACTCGTTGAACAGATGCTTGTGCTCCTCCTCGAAGGCCCCGTCCAGGACCACCACCCGGCGAAAGACGATGTCGGCGTTTTCCTTTTCGCCCCGGGCGAGATAGGTCAGCCCCAGGCCGAAGGTGCCCCGGATGTGTTCCTCGTCCAGGCGCAGGGCGTTTTTGTATTCGAATTCGGCCGAAATGAGTTCCCCCTTGGCCCGGTGGTCGTCACCCTTGTCCACGCTCTCCTCGATCCGGCGCATGCCCGGGACGACCTTTTTCAGGTAAACGTCGGGCTCGGGGAGATAGTCGGCAAGCAGGGTGTCCCTGCTGACACTTTTGGCCTTGCCCACAGGCACGAAGTTCCGGTTGAGCTCCCGCAAAAGCAGCGAACCGTCGGGCTGCTCCTCCACAAAGACGTAGATGTTCTGCTTGACCTTGCGTTTGGTTGCGCCGAACCCGACCACGCCCTTGGTCTGGGTGGAAAAAACCCCCTTGATGCTCTCGGGAGGCGACGTGGCGGGCGACGCGCCCGTTTCCGGCAAGGCTCGGGACTCGGCGTCACCCATCAAGGAGCTCCGCGAATTCCAGGTTCCGGCGCGGGGGCACGAGCACCCGGATCCTCATGTCGCCTTTGCCCCCCAAGGCCCCTCTGAGCCTCCTGATGGCCACCGTCCCAATCTCCTGGCCCTTGGACAGGACCACTTCCCCGCGCGGGCACAGGACCTCCTGATCCAGGATCATCCCGGGTTTGAGTTCGGCCAGGGCGAGCAGGCCCCGCTCGAATCCGTCAGGAAAATTGATCATGGATTCCAGGGCGTCGAGCACGGCCGGATCGTACCATCCCCGGCGGCCGCGCATGCGCTCCAGGGCCTTTTGGACCGGCTCCTCGACCTTTCCCGTGGCCGCGAACATCCGCTCCAGGGTGTCGAAATCCAGGGCGACCTTGAGGATCCTGGCCCCTTTGGGAATGGCCTCGCCCTTGGCCTCGCCCGGCGGCAGCCCTCCCCCGTCGTAGCGCTTTTCCTGGTAGGCCACGATTTCGGCCACCTCCCGCAGGCGGGGGATGTTGGCGATGAGGTCCGCGGCGATCTTGGGGTGCATGGCGAATTCGTAGGCGTAGTTTCCGGACAGGGGCTGGCCGAGGTAGGCCTTGCGCAGGACGTCCCGAGGCAGGGCCGCGCACCCGATCTGGGAGAGCATGGCCGCCAGTTCCAGGCGCCAGGGATCGGCAAGCCCCATGTAATCGGCCAGGTCCATGACCAGCCGTTTGACCCGGGAGGATTTTCCGAAGGCCTCGGCGTTGATCATGGCCATGAGGTCCGTGAGGAGCTTTATGGTGCCGCGCACCGTGCCGCGCAGAAGCTCCTTTTCCGCGACCACGAGTTGGTGCTGCCGGCTGCCGGCGGCCACGGCCGCCTCCAGGGCGTCCTCGGGGCAGGGCTTGGTGAGGAAGCTGAAGACCTTGCCGGCGTTGACGGCGGCCACGGCCGCGCCCACGTCGGCGTATCCGGTGAGCATGATGCGCACGGTCTCGGGGCATTTCTCCCTGGCCTTTTCCAGAAAGGCCACGCCATCCATCCCGGGCATGCGCAGGTCCGAGACGATGACGGCGAACTGCCGCCCGGCATTGAGCATATCCAGCCCTTCGGCGGGTTCGGAGGCGGTCTCGATGTGGCATTTTTTCCGGAAGATGCGCCGGTAGGAGGCCAGCATTTCCGGATCGTCGTCGACGAAAAGGACCAAAGGCTTGTCCATGTGTTCTCCGAAAACGCTCCCCGCAGCCCAGTCCCAGGAATGTATCCAGAACAAATTCGTAGTCGATTTTCGCTCTTTGCACAATAGGGGCACGCGCATCCTTGACAAACGCCTTGACGCGGATATTAATCAATAGGCACACTGTGTGGTGTTTCTTGGTGGAAAATTTCGTGCCCGAGAGGACACGCCATGCCAGACGCCATCACTCCGGCCGGCCATACCGAGGCCCAGCCGCCGGGACATTTCGAGGCCCACCCGCCGGGGCACGTCGAGGCCCTTCCCCCGGGCCACACTGAGCCGGGCCCGGCCGGCCATGTCGAGGTGGACCTGGGAGGACACGTTGACGTGGACCTGGGCGGGCACGTGGACGTGGATCTGGGCGGGCACGTGGACGTGGATCTGGGCGGGCACGTGGACGTGGACCTCGGAGGGCATGTGGCCGTGGATCTGGGCGGCATCGTGAACATCCACCTGTAGACGGAAGGTCTTTTTCGCCTCTTTTTCGCGCCGGCCATGCTCCAGGCCGAGCCCCCGGCGCGCCCGAGCGCGCCACACGACAACCACGCGACATATCTCGCCAAACACCCATATACGCATGAAACCAATCCATCTCCCGTTTCTCTTGGCCGCCGCGCTTCTGGCCGCGCCCATGGGGCCGTGGTCCTGCGCCGAAAAGCCCCTGATCGCCTCCAGGGACACGGACCCGCACTATCTCGAACAAAAGGTCAAGGATCGCTACGAAGCCTTCGCGCGCCTGAAGCTCGAGGAGGAGGCGGCCACTGCCACGGACAGGACCGAGGACGCCCAGGCGTATCGCGGGGCCAAGGAAAAGGCCTACCAGGAATACCTTGCCGCCGAGACCGAATACGCGCGGGTGATGGAGGAGATCAGACGCCAGGACGAGGCTGAGCGGGTGTTGAAAACCAGGTAAGGCCGCCGGACGAAGGGGCCTCGTCCCGACGCGGCGAGGCAATCGTCATCAAGCCCGCTCACGATCAGGGGTGCTTGCCGGACGAGGGGTTCTCCCCCGACGGCGCGCCGGCCATCCCGTCAGGTGACGCCCGCGGCGGCGTGACCTTTTTCCCGAAAAGCGCGGCGGCCACGATGCCCACCTCGTAGAGCACGATGAGCGGCCCGGCCATGAGGCATTGGCTGATGGGGTCGGCGGGCGTGAGCAGGGCCCCCAGGATGAAGGCCCCGAGAATGGCCCATCGCCGGTTTTTCCGCAGCCCCCTGGCCGTGACCAGGCCGATGCGGGCCAGGAAATACAGCACCACGGGCAGTTCGAAGACCACCCCGAAGGCGATGAGCAGCATGACCGCGAAGGAAAAATAATTGCTCACGGTGGGCATGATGGTGATGAGTTCCCCGGCGTAGTTCACGAAAAACGCGAACGCGAAGGGAAACACCACGAAATAGCCGAACACCCCGCCGCCGGTGAAAAAAAAGGCCGTGGCGAGGGACACGGGGATCAGGGCCTGGCGTTCCTCCTTGTACAGGCCCGGGGCGATGAACCGCCAGATCTGGTAGAAGATGTAGGGACTGGCGACCAGAAATCCCCCGAGAAAGGCCATCTTCAGGACGGTGAAAAACTTCTCCGGAAGCGTGGTGGCGATCAGCGTGCTCTTGGGCGGCAGAACCTCCAAAAGCGGCCGCAGAAAGATCCGCAGCATGTCCTCGGCCACGGCGTAGCAGGCCAGAAAGCCGATCCCGGCGGCGATGGCGCACCGCAGCACCCGGGACCGCAACTCTCCCAGATGCTCCAGAAGGGACATCTCATGCCCGGTCTCGTCCTCGTCAGGCGGGGAGGCGCCGCTCGCGTCGTCCGGGGATGCGAGGGACGCGCCGTCCCCCGCCGGGGAAGACGCGGACTCTCCAGGCGCATCCGACGGGTTTCCCGTGTCCGAAGGGCTTGCCGTCGGGCGCGCATCCCCGGTCGGGCCGGCCTGGGTTCCGGCGTCCCGGTCGCCGTTCTGGTCGGGGCCGGGGGCCGGGCTCACGCGGTGCGCTCCGTGGCCACGGCCTCCACCTGCTCCTTGCGGATGAACCCGGACCCCAGATCGAGCAGGATGGGGCTGGCGATGAAAATGGAGGAATAGGTGCCGGCCACGATGCCGATCAAAAGGGCCAGGGCGAAGTCGTGGATGACCGCGCCGCCGAAGAGGTACAGGCACAGGGTCACGGCCAGGGTGGTGCCCGAGGTCAGGATGGTCCGGGACAGGGTCTGGTTGATGCTGCGGTTGATGATGTCGGCCAGGGGGTCCTTCTTGTCCGCGCCGCGCAGGGTCTCCCGGATACGGTCGTAGACGATGATGGTGTCGTTTAAGGAATAGCCGAGGATGGTCAGAAGCGCGGCCACGATGGTCAGATCGAACTCCATATCCAGAAGCGAGAACAGCCCGATGGTCACCAGCACGTCGTGCAGGTCGGCCACCACCGCGCCCAGGGCGAATTTGAGGCGCATGTACCAGCACAGAAGCAGGGTGATGGCCATGGCCGCGAAGATGAGGTAACCGGTGGGCACGCTCAGGAGATTCAGGAGATAGACGCCGCCGGTCAGCCCCGCGGCCATGATGCCCGACGCCATCCAGCGATGCTCGAAACGGCCGGAGATATAGATGGCGATTAAAAGCACGGCGTAAAAAACCGCCTCGATGGCCTTGGAGCGCAGGTCCGCGCCCACCTTGGGGCCGACCATCTCCAGGCGCTGGATCTGGAATCCGGAGTCGGGCAGGGCCTGGCCCAAGGCCTTGACCACCGCCTCGCGGACCAGCTCCTGGGCCATTTGCTGCTCCGTGGCCCGCACCAGGTATTCGTTGTCCGTCTCCTGGCCGAAGCGCTGCACCACCAGGCCTTCCAGGCCCACGGGCTCGATGGCCTTGCGGATGTCGGCCACGTCCATGGCCTTGTCGAACTTGACCTGGATGGTCAGTCCCCCCGCGAAGTCCACCCCGTACCTGGGGCCGCCCTTGACGGCCAGGGAGAGCATCCCGGCCAGGATGATCGCGGCGGAGACGAGATAGGCGATCTTGCGGTATTTCAGGAAATCGATGTGCGTTCCGGGCTTAATGAACTCAAGTCCCATCATGTCCCCCATGCGTTCGCGGAAACCGGCTTCGCGTGGCCAGCCTGATCGCCGGACGGCCGCCGTCCCTCTGTTTCGTTTTTTTCGTGGATGCGCGCGGCGCGCGAGCCGCCGGAAACTGCGAAGGATTCTGTTTTTTCCGGCCTGTTGTCAAGGGCGGCGCCCGGCCCGCGGAACCCGGCCCGGCCTCGCCCCGGCCGCCCAAGGCTGCCGCGGGCCGTCCTCCCGGGCGTGTCGTCGTCGGGGACAGGCCTCTACAACCACTTCTTTTTCAAGAAGAACAA
Proteins encoded:
- a CDS encoding tetratricopeptide repeat protein — protein: MGDAESRALPETGASPATSPPESIKGVFSTQTKGVVGFGATKRKVKQNIYVFVEEQPDGSLLLRELNRNFVPVGKAKSVSRDTLLADYLPEPDVYLKKVVPGMRRIEESVDKGDDHRAKGELISAEFEYKNALRLDEEHIRGTFGLGLTYLARGEKENADIVFRRVVVLDGAFEEEHKHLFNEFGIRLRKNGMHAQALKFYKRATRLARHDDEHLLYNIARTFYEKGQEKQARRLLEKALGVNPDFTRARGFLDILDQGGTGPDGSLKGIEALDDLDLEDPDFTGLGL
- a CDS encoding HD domain-containing phosphohydrolase, which encodes MDKPLVLFVDDDPEMLASYRRIFRKKCHIETASEPAEGLDMLNAGRQFAVIVSDLRMPGMDGVAFLEKAREKCPETVRIMLTGYADVGAAVAAVNAGKVFSFLTKPCPEDALEAAVAAGSRQHQLVVAEKELLRGTVRGTIKLLTDLMAMINAEAFGKSSRVKRLVMDLADYMGLADPWRLELAAMLSQIGCAALPRDVLRKAYLGQPLSGNYAYEFAMHPKIAADLIANIPRLREVAEIVAYQEKRYDGGGLPPGEAKGEAIPKGARILKVALDFDTLERMFAATGKVEEPVQKALERMRGRRGWYDPAVLDALESMINFPDGFERGLLALAELKPGMILDQEVLCPRGEVVLSKGQEIGTVAIRRLRGALGGKGDMRIRVLVPPRRNLEFAELLDG
- the tatC gene encoding twin-arginine translocase subunit TatC, with protein sequence MSPAPGPDQNGDRDAGTQAGPTGDARPTASPSDTGNPSDAPGESASSPAGDGASLASPDDASGASPPDEDETGHEMSLLEHLGELRSRVLRCAIAAGIGFLACYAVAEDMLRIFLRPLLEVLPPKSTLIATTLPEKFFTVLKMAFLGGFLVASPYIFYQIWRFIAPGLYKEERQALIPVSLATAFFFTGGGVFGYFVVFPFAFAFFVNYAGELITIMPTVSNYFSFAVMLLIAFGVVFELPVVLYFLARIGLVTARGLRKNRRWAILGAFILGALLTPADPISQCLMAGPLIVLYEVGIVAAALFGKKVTPPRASPDGMAGAPSGENPSSGKHP
- the secF gene encoding protein translocase subunit SecF translates to MGLEFIKPGTHIDFLKYRKIAYLVSAAIILAGMLSLAVKGGPRYGVDFAGGLTIQVKFDKAMDVADIRKAIEPVGLEGLVVQRFGQETDNEYLVRATEQQMAQELVREAVVKALGQALPDSGFQIQRLEMVGPKVGADLRSKAIEAVFYAVLLIAIYISGRFEHRWMASGIMAAGLTGGVYLLNLLSVPTGYLIFAAMAITLLLCWYMRLKFALGAVVADLHDVLVTIGLFSLLDMEFDLTIVAALLTILGYSLNDTIIVYDRIRETLRGADKKDPLADIINRSINQTLSRTILTSGTTLAVTLCLYLFGGAVIHDFALALLIGIVAGTYSSIFIASPILLDLGSGFIRKEQVEAVATERTA
- a CDS encoding PAS domain-containing protein, which codes for MTEREGTKPSVAPAARVPGCIRPVAGLDDLFDAIPDGLCILSADLVIRRINQAMAGLVARDAGDPVGRHCHEIFAQAGCPDADCLARQALDGGASSAKELFVPLPDGGSRCLELSATLLPGVDGARREVLLFARDVSAQKAAEQGLRRANQDIELLLSSIGSILVSLDGENTVTRWNRAAERMIGLTGGQTVGVAFFDLDIGWDWGPVMAAVAGCRRSGLPVRVDEVRLGTAGGERFLGLTANPVPAPEGQVPGVLILGRDITQIKVREAMATHETKMQSIGRLAAGIAHEINTPVQYVSYNAGFLEGAFADLLRLIETYRAAIGILRQGAESGDLRRRAEILDVVDQAEREADLAYLAAEIPAAVANSRKGLRQVADIVRAMRQFSHPGGGEKTFFDINATLQDVILVSRNAWKDVAEMVLDLDPGLPAVCGLPQEMGQVFLNLVINAAQAIEETRGDRVGPAGTITVRTRREDDFVTINVADTGPGIPEDIRGRVFDPFFTTKDVGKGTGQGLALVYAVVERHGGEVFFETGLGRGTVFTVKLPIDGSPGSVALSRAKE